The nucleotide sequence AGTGGCGTTTGGCTGCTCCTGGTTGTCGCTACGCAATCGCTGGCCATACTGGGAGTTATCCTGACTTCACATCTGATCTTTTCGGCGGATATTACCCTGTTTTTTGCCCTCTCGGCCTACCTCCTGGGGCTCGTTCTCTACCTGATTCTCGTTACGCTGATCGTTTACCGGCTGGCTTTTTTACCGGTCAGTGCAGAGGAATTTAAGCCACCTTACTGGATTGTGATGGGTGCCGCAGCGATTAGCACGCTTTCTGGCGTTACGTTAATTCAAAAATTGAGTACAACGGGGCTGTTCCTGGAGTTTCGGTCGGTGTTAACCGGGATGAGCCTGCTTGCCTGGGCTACCAGTACAGGCTGGATTCCCCTGCTCGCTGTGCTCAGTATCTGGCGGTATGTTGTCAAAAAAGTTACGCTGACGTATCATCCGCAGTACTGGGCCTTTGTTTTCTGCATGGGTATGTATTCGGTATGTAGCTGGCGTCTGGCCGAGGTTATGACAATTCCTTACCTGAAAAGTATCGCGGGCGTTTTCCTATATATTTCGCTGGCGGCCTGGCTGGCTACGTTTCTTTGGATGGGCCGCCATATTATCCGGGCTGTGACCCCTGCCATTGGACGCTAACCAGAGCCGGTTAGCGTAAAGAGATCAGAACGTTACTCTGTTTTATCCAGCTAGTAGCATTCGCGCGGATCAGGGTTTGGGAAACAACCGCATCCGGTGAGGGGTTGATTCAGGATAGCAATGGAAACCCTATGGCAACAAAAGATTCGCCTGACCACCGGGCGCTGAAACAGGAGCGGTATGCCTTACTCCGCCGGTTAAATCGCTGGCTGGAAACCCCCATGGTTCTGCTGGGCTTTGTCTGGCTGGGTTTACTGATTCAGGAACTGGCTTATGAATTGACCCACGCCCTTGAAAAGCTGGCTACCGTTATCTGGATTATCTTTATTCTCAGCTTTCTGTTGCAGCTAGTCCTGGCGCCCCATAAAGTCAGGTTCCTCGAACAAAATTGGCTTACTGTATTATCACTGATCATACCGGCCCTGCGCGTATTGCGAATTGCCCGCGTGTTCCGTCTCCTTCAGGTAACGCGCGGCTTCCGGCTGGTTAAGGTACTAAGCTCCATCAATAGAGGGATGCGGGCGCTTGGGTCCACCATGCACCGGCGGGGTTTCGGGTATATTGTTTTGCTGACGTTGCTCATAACGTTTGCCGGAGCGGCCGGCATGTATGCGTTTGAGCGAGAAGCCCCGGACGGAACCGCCCTGAACAGCTACGGTGAAAGTTTATGGTGGACGGCCATGCTAATGACCACCATGGGGTCGGAGTACTGGCCCAAAACGCCCGAGGGCCGTGCTTTGTGCTTTTTAATTGCCCTGTATGCGTTTGCCGTATTTGGCTACGTAACCGCCACACTGGCAACATTCTTTATCGGGCGCGATGCCGAAAGTAAAGACGGCGAAGTGGCCGGAGCGCAGGCTCTGGAGGAACTGAAAGCAGAAATCCGGCTCCTGCGTGAAGAAGTAGCCAGACTTGCCAAACAGTAACTGAGCCAGTTATCCTAGATAAGCCGGTTTAGGCGAAGGTAGCCTGGTAAGTGTCACCGTCGCTACAAATGAACGAGGTACTCGGTTAGTTTTTTCCACTGTAATTTCTGAAAGAAAGCCCAGCCAACTTCAGCGATTACCGTGTTCGCGATGGCGCGGTTACCGGCTTCCGAATCCTGATTGTTGATCCGCTCATTCTGACCAATTTCCAGGGCTACAATTCGGTTTCCATGCTGCTCTACCCGGAATGTACTACGGGCTTCTTCTCTAAAGAAATGTTCAGTTTCTCCCTGCACAAGTTCGCCTTTCTCCATCGGGTCGGTGCTGGGCATTACGGTAAATTCGGCCATTGTTCCGTCAGTCTGGCGGTTAATGACCCGGACCCAGTTCTCGGGCGTAGGGCCGGGCAGGTCGATCCGGATATAATCGCCTATCAGCGGTTCTTCGGCCGACTTGGGTTGTCCGGTTGAATCGAAAAGCTGAAACTGCGAATTCAAACCGGGCAGATTCGACCAGGCATTTACGTTGAATAATTTCTCGACCGATTGCTTAAAGGCCTCCGACGCTGCTGCTTCATCGGAAAACGTATGCTCACTGGAGAACGTTTTGTCTTTCGTCTCGTCGCCCTTCAGGACGTTAAGCTCGTGTTTGACTTTGTCAATAATCTTGTCGAGTTTCATAGGTTACTATTCGTTGAAGGGTTGATATGAGCCATATAGCCCGCAAAACCGATGGCTATCCGGAGCGGGCGGTCCCTGTGTAATCGGCCATAACTGGTTACTCACTCTGTTTGTTGCGTTCGTTATCCAATTGGTCGTTCAGGTTCAAAGCCGCGCTGATCAGCCCCAGGTGCGTAAACGCCTGCGGAAAGTTTCCCAGATGTTCGCCACAAAGCCCGAGCTGTTCAGCATACAAACCCAGGTGATTGGCATACCCCAGCATTTTCTCGAAGAATAAGCGGGCTTTGTGCAGCTGACCTGAACGGGAGAGGCATTCGACGTACCAGAACGTACACATGGCAAACGTCCCCTCGCTGCCCGTAAGCCCCTCCAGACTTTCGTCGGGCCGGTAGCGGTACACCAGCGAATCGGATACTAACACTTCTTCAATCTGCCGCAGCGTGGATAGCCAGCGGGGATCTTTAGGGCTAATAAACTTGACCAGTGGCATCAGGAGCGTAGCGGCATCCACGGTCTCGGCCCCTTTATATTGGACAAAAGACTGAAGCTTGTCGCTCCAGAAATCCTGATGGATAGTATGGAAAATCCTGTCACGCTGCTGAGTCCACCGCTCCGGCAGCGGATAGGAATGGTGGCTGCCTATCTTCAGCGCCCGGTCAATGGCCACCCAGCACATCAGTCGGGAGTACAGAAACTCCCGCTGGCCTCCCCGAACCTCCCAGATACCCTGGTCGGCCCATTGCCAGTTGTCGCAAACCCACTCTACCTGTTTGCACAAATCCTGCCAGAAGTCATAGGAGATGCGTTCGCCAAATTTATCGTACTGGTATACGGCATCGAGCAGTTCGCCGTAGATGTCCAGCTGCACCTGTTTAGAGGCTGCATTGCCAATTCGAACGGGTGAGGAGCCCTTATAACCTTCCAGATGCTCCAGTTCAACTTCTTCAAGCTCTTTATGGCCATCCAGAGTATACATCAGCCGCAGCAGGCCCGCCTGCCCAATATCACCACACTGCTTTTCGACCCAATTCATAAACTGGCCGGCTTCTTTTTCGTACCCCAGCCGAAGCAGCGTATAAACTGTAAAGGACGCATCCCGTATCCAGGTATAGCGATAGTCCCAGTTCCGGCTGCCGCCGATTGCTTCGGGCAGGCTGAACGTCGGAGCCGCAACGGGTGCCCCATATCGGCTGGACGTTAGCAGTTTCAAGACTAAGGCGGAGCGATGAACAACCTCCATCCAGCGACCCCGGTACGATGACTGGTCAATCCATGACTTCCAGAAATTGACCGTTTCCTGAAAGCGGGTGGTCACAAACGCGGAGAGGTCATGCTGCGGGCTGTTGGTCTGGGTATCCAGTTCGAGCGTAAAATCGGCCTGCTGACCACTGTCTAACGTAAATTCGGCATATGCATCGCCTTCCTGGATGGTGAGCGGCACATTGCTGACCAGGCGGAGCACGGTAGCATCCGGGCCGTCGCTTCGAAACAGAATCGCTTCGTCATGCTGTTCTACGCGGTGGGTGCTTCGGGCGTAGTTGAAACGGGGGTTGCACTCCATGCGGTACGTTAGCTTTCCGCGTATCGTCGTTACGCGCCGAATCAGAGCATGACCCGGATACAGGTCTTCGACAGGCATAAAATCGGTAATCTCTCCGACGCCGTCAACCGACAAAAAACGGGTGAGCAGTACGTTCGTGTCTGGCAGATAAAGCTGCTTGTTGTGGGGCAGATTATTAACCCCCTCATGAACCGGATAGATGCGGAAAAACCCGCCCTTGTCGGCATCCAGTAAAGCCGAAAAAACTGAAGGGGAGTCGAACATGGGAAAACACAGAAAGTCAATGGAGCCATGAAGGCCGACCAGCGCTACTGTGTTCAGATCACCAATGATACCGTAGTTTTCGATGGGTTGATATTTCATACAGGTTAACAGCCATGGTGTCGATCTCCGGAATGGTATCTGACAACCGGCGTTCCCTTAAGCTAACCAGACTGTGCTGGAACTGTTCTGCCTGCCGGGCGAATAAAGGAGCATCGGGGAGGCCGGCTGGTATGTTGCTGCGCTGCCGGATACATAGTCAACACAAACGGATACTATGCCAACCTCTTCAAACAGAAGAAGCAACCGCACAGGGGGTTGCTTCTTCTGTCGAAATACCAATTCGAGTGTACTGAATACGCGGAGTGTTAGGCCAGGGATTTGCGAGCCTGACGATCGGGGTCATTCACCAGCATGGAGGTGTCATCCAGCACCATGGTTTCCCCATTCTGGGACGTATACGGTTTCCAGGTAGGTAAACCGCCCCCGTTCGGATTGCCGGTTTTGACGAAATTGATAAAGGATCTGGCCATCTTCTCCGACAGGGCTCTGGGCCGTTTGCCGCCACCCGTATGCGTCAGCATCAGATCGGTATTGTAGAACCAGAAGCAGATGTCATCGCAGTGGAAGGCCCGCATCCGGCCATCAAACAGGGGCGGCTGCCAGCCAAACCAGGCCACGTAAACGGGTGCCTTTTGCTGCGCAACCTTGGCATCGGCGGCTGCAATGGCATTCTTCCGGTTCGACATCACCAGCGCCCAGATTTCGATAGGGCGGGCCTTCGGGAAATTCTGGGCGTAGGCATCGACAATTTCGCCTGCTCTGTCGCCAAATCGGGGTTTGACCTTTTCTTTTACTTCGGCCAGCGTAATGCTTTCCAGCTTCGCGTCGGTCCGGCTGGGGCTTTGCTCATGGAAGGTGGAGCAGATCAGCAGCGGGATGTCGGCCGAGAAATGCTGGGGATCGCTGAAGAACACGCCCTCGTTCAGCGCAACTCCATCAGCTACCGGCGAGTAGCCCCCGCGCTGGAGATTGAGCCGTTTCGCTTCATCGGCCATTTTTTCGCCGGCCCGGTTGGCAATGTCGATGTACTGACGCCAGGGAATCTGCTGCAGCTTATCAACTTCACCGGGCTTCAGGCCAGCCTCTTCCATTACTTTCAGGCCAAGTTTTTCGGCGTACTCTTTGTTTACGCCCGCCAGCGAACTACCGCTCAGGGCCACCGCCTTATGAAATAGCCCTTTCGCGGAGGGCATATTCATCAGGGTGGTCACTTTGGCTCCTCCGCCCGACTGACCGATGATGGTTACGTTGTTGGGGTCTCCGCCAAAGCTGGCAATGTTGTTTTTGACCCATTCGAGGGCGGCAACCATGTCGAGGTTCCCTACGTTGCCGGAGGCCGGATGTCCGCCAGCCGCTTTCAGATGGGTATAGCCCAGGGCACCAAGCCGGTGATTGAGCGAACAGAAAACGACATTACCCAGTCGGGACAGGTTTTCGCCATGATACCCATCCTGCTCAATCCCGTTGCCATTCACGAATCCACCGCCGTGGAGCCAGACCACCACCGGCCGTTTCTGAGTGTCCAGTGCCGGTGTCCAGACGTTCAGTTTCAGGCAGTCTTCCGAAACATCGTCATAGTTCCAGTGGTCGACAAACGAGGCATAGGGATTGGCATAGCGTTTCTCCATGATCTGGGGAGCCGAGTTGCCCCACCACAGTGCGGGACGAACATCGGTCCAGGGCGTGGGCTTCTGGGGCGGCATAAACCGATTCTTACCAGAGGTGTCGGCCCCGTATGGTATGCCTAAAAACTGATGAATGCCGCGCAGGATAAACCCCCTGACTTTTCCGTATTCGGTGTTGGCGATTGCAATATTGTCGCCGACAAACAGGACTTGTTCGTCGGTGGTCGGTTTTACGGCTTTGGGCGGGGTTGAAGGCATCCCTACGGATTCATGCGCTATACCCAGACTGGCCGCGCCAACGCCCAGCGACTGTAAAAAATTACGTCTCGATGGTCTCATGAGTTGAACTTAGTTAACGGTTTAAGAACAGTAAATACCGTGTCAGCGACAAACGGTATGCTTGAAATAGATAGGGTAAAGTTATTCCGGCGACGCCCGATCGTTACGTCAACTTCGCGTTGAAAAAGTCAATGGTACGTTTCCAGGCCAGTTCGGCAGCGGCTTTATCATAACGAGGAGTCGTGTCGTTATGAAAACCGTGGTTGGCATTGGGGTACGTATAGGCCGTGTATTCTTTATTATTTGCTTTTAAGGCGGCTTCATAGGCCGGCCAGCCTTCATTCACCCGCGTATCCAGCGCGCCATAGTGCAGGAGGAGGGGAGCCTTGATCTTAGCCGCGTCTTCGGCCGACGGCTGACCACCGTAAAACGGAACAGCCGCTGCCAGGCCGGGGATGCGGACGGCCATCATGTTGGCAATCCAACCACCGAAACAGAATCCAACAACTCCAATTTTACCGTTGCAGTCCTTGTTGCTTTTCAGGTAATCATAAGCCGCAATAAAATCTTCCAGCATTTCATCCCGGTTCCGTTTGCTTTGCAGTTCACGGCCCTGGTCGTCATTACCCGGATAACCGCCCAGGGGCGTTAAGGCATCCGGCGCAATTGAAATAAAACCGGCCAAGGCGGCTCTGCGGGCCACATCGGCAATGTGCGGATTCAGGCCCCGGTTTTCATGAACGACGATAATGCCGCCGAGTGGCTTTTTCGCATCGGCAGGCTTTGACAGCAACGCCTTGATGGTTCCGCCCCCTTTGGGCGACGGATAGTTGACGTAGTCCGATTTTAAGCGCGGGTCATCGGCTTTGATCTGAATGGCACCCTTGTAATCGGGCATGAGAAAACTCATCAGCGAGGCCACCGTCAGACCGCCTACGGCATAGGTCGATAGCTGCTGCACAAAATCGCGCCGGTCAATGCGGTTGTGCGCATAGTCATCGTAGAGGTCAAACACTTCCTGCTTGATGTCTTCTTTTTTGATCTCGTTCATATTCGTCTGCGTAGGTATATCTCTTAAATCTAAAGAATTTCACATCATTCAGGCGTATTTTTATAAAAGCAGCTAGATAGCTTAAGTTCAAACCTTATTGGCTTTACGCTATTCTTCTGATTAGTAGAGAGATTCTTTTTGGGGCGCTATACTTATCTGACAAAGACAAAATTGCTCCGAACGATTGAACAGGAAGAAACGAATGGTATCGAATGCCCGTTTTAGGCTGCCGAATGACGAATCCGGCTTACTCAGTAGAAGTAAAGTACAGACTATAAACCGGACTAATAAAAGGCTACTATTAGCCAGTTCCGGCCTCGTTATGAATTAGTAAATCGAGCTCTCTTAAAACTACATATCAAAACTTATAAATGATAAGTATGCGAGCCATTTAGGATGATTCTAACGAATTTTTACAACAGACCAACGAGGTTCCGGTATTAACTTGAAATCTTCACCATACTTCAAGAAGTGCAGTTTCATTCTAAGTTGTCCTATACCCGTAACCCTTATTAATCCCATTCCATTTACTAATTTATCATAGCACTGACGACTTGACACTTTCAACTTTGACCAAGCAATATCTTGGTCTACTGTACCTTTGACCTCAAAACATTCAGTACCAGATAGATAACAAACTGTAACGTCTATACCCTTCTTATTGAAAGTAAATGTTGCATTTGGGTCTAAAGACGAAAAGTATTTCTCGACTACCTTAACTGCAATCTTACCAACATCACTGTTTTTTCCAAGATTAGGATAAAGAGCAA is from Spirosoma taeanense and encodes:
- a CDS encoding tellurite resistance/C4-dicarboxylate transporter family protein → MNNVEYGVLIILLSIRLVGYFPALRADLASYEKGAGFFTVVAGSCILGTQYGLVKQNYLPATLLWLVALVLWLLLFYSFLTLVITQTEKPPVEKSISGVWLLLVVATQSLAILGVILTSHLIFSADITLFFALSAYLLGLVLYLILVTLIVYRLAFLPVSAEEFKPPYWIVMGAAAISTLSGVTLIQKLSTTGLFLEFRSVLTGMSLLAWATSTGWIPLLAVLSIWRYVVKKVTLTYHPQYWAFVFCMGMYSVCSWRLAEVMTIPYLKSIAGVFLYISLAAWLATFLWMGRHIIRAVTPAIGR
- a CDS encoding glycoside hydrolase family 15 protein; this translates as MKYQPIENYGIIGDLNTVALVGLHGSIDFLCFPMFDSPSVFSALLDADKGGFFRIYPVHEGVNNLPHNKQLYLPDTNVLLTRFLSVDGVGEITDFMPVEDLYPGHALIRRVTTIRGKLTYRMECNPRFNYARSTHRVEQHDEAILFRSDGPDATVLRLVSNVPLTIQEGDAYAEFTLDSGQQADFTLELDTQTNSPQHDLSAFVTTRFQETVNFWKSWIDQSSYRGRWMEVVHRSALVLKLLTSSRYGAPVAAPTFSLPEAIGGSRNWDYRYTWIRDASFTVYTLLRLGYEKEAGQFMNWVEKQCGDIGQAGLLRLMYTLDGHKELEEVELEHLEGYKGSSPVRIGNAASKQVQLDIYGELLDAVYQYDKFGERISYDFWQDLCKQVEWVCDNWQWADQGIWEVRGGQREFLYSRLMCWVAIDRALKIGSHHSYPLPERWTQQRDRIFHTIHQDFWSDKLQSFVQYKGAETVDAATLLMPLVKFISPKDPRWLSTLRQIEEVLVSDSLVYRYRPDESLEGLTGSEGTFAMCTFWYVECLSRSGQLHKARLFFEKMLGYANHLGLYAEQLGLCGEHLGNFPQAFTHLGLISAALNLNDQLDNERNKQSE
- a CDS encoding dienelactone hydrolase family protein; the encoded protein is MNEIKKEDIKQEVFDLYDDYAHNRIDRRDFVQQLSTYAVGGLTVASLMSFLMPDYKGAIQIKADDPRLKSDYVNYPSPKGGGTIKALLSKPADAKKPLGGIIVVHENRGLNPHIADVARRAALAGFISIAPDALTPLGGYPGNDDQGRELQSKRNRDEMLEDFIAAYDYLKSNKDCNGKIGVVGFCFGGWIANMMAVRIPGLAAAVPFYGGQPSAEDAAKIKAPLLLHYGALDTRVNEGWPAYEAALKANNKEYTAYTYPNANHGFHNDTTPRYDKAAAELAWKRTIDFFNAKLT
- a CDS encoding ion transporter → MATKDSPDHRALKQERYALLRRLNRWLETPMVLLGFVWLGLLIQELAYELTHALEKLATVIWIIFILSFLLQLVLAPHKVRFLEQNWLTVLSLIIPALRVLRIARVFRLLQVTRGFRLVKVLSSINRGMRALGSTMHRRGFGYIVLLTLLITFAGAAGMYAFEREAPDGTALNSYGESLWWTAMLMTTMGSEYWPKTPEGRALCFLIALYAFAVFGYVTATLATFFIGRDAESKDGEVAGAQALEELKAEIRLLREEVARLAKQ
- a CDS encoding carboxylesterase/lipase family protein; the protein is MRPSRRNFLQSLGVGAASLGIAHESVGMPSTPPKAVKPTTDEQVLFVGDNIAIANTEYGKVRGFILRGIHQFLGIPYGADTSGKNRFMPPQKPTPWTDVRPALWWGNSAPQIMEKRYANPYASFVDHWNYDDVSEDCLKLNVWTPALDTQKRPVVVWLHGGGFVNGNGIEQDGYHGENLSRLGNVVFCSLNHRLGALGYTHLKAAGGHPASGNVGNLDMVAALEWVKNNIASFGGDPNNVTIIGQSGGGAKVTTLMNMPSAKGLFHKAVALSGSSLAGVNKEYAEKLGLKVMEEAGLKPGEVDKLQQIPWRQYIDIANRAGEKMADEAKRLNLQRGGYSPVADGVALNEGVFFSDPQHFSADIPLLICSTFHEQSPSRTDAKLESITLAEVKEKVKPRFGDRAGEIVDAYAQNFPKARPIEIWALVMSNRKNAIAAADAKVAQQKAPVYVAWFGWQPPLFDGRMRAFHCDDICFWFYNTDLMLTHTGGGKRPRALSEKMARSFINFVKTGNPNGGGLPTWKPYTSQNGETMVLDDTSMLVNDPDRQARKSLA